Part of the Pseudobdellovibrionaceae bacterium genome is shown below.
TAGTACCATTCCAGTAGTAAATTGCGGCCACGCTTGAGCGGCCTCTTCACTGCTAGAAACCACCGTGAACGAAGAAGTGGGCAGACCGTATTTTACAAGAGTGAGTTTTTGAGTGTGGCGATCCTGCAAGGCCCCCATGATTTTGGGTAGCGGCTGCACGGGAGTGGAAGTGTTTCTGCTTGCATCACTCACCTTATCAGCATCCAAAAATTCACTCTCAAAAGTAACGTTGTCCACATGTTTAAAGAATTCGGTGAGGGATTTACTGTCATTGGGGTCGCCCTTGTGCCAATGCCTGGTCACTTGTGCCGCTGGGTCTGTGGGATCTTTTGAGAGGACGTGCATTTCCACACCCAGTTTGTGACCGGATAAGATCATCATTCGAGCCAACTGGCCTCCACCCAAAATCCCCACTTTAATGGAAGTGAAATGCTTTTTCATGCCTTAAGTTTTTTGTCCAACTCGCCCGTTCGGTCGATGGCAGCCAAATCAGTGTAGCCACCAATAAACTCGTCATTTATAAAAATTTGCGGAATTGTACGCATCCCTGTTTGGGTCATAATGCGTTGTCGTTCGCCAGGATGTTGATCCACATTAACCTCTTTGTACTTAACACCCTTTTGTTCTAATAAACGCTTGGCTCGTACACAAAATGGGCACCAGTCTGCGGAGTATATAACTACATTAGCCATTGAGAGTTCCTTTTAAATCATTCAATATGAATCACTTCAATTTCAAGTTCCTCACTGATGTGTTCTCCGAGCGTGCGACTGGCTTCAGGGTCTCGGCCAGAACCAAAAAGCAAAGTTTGAAAGTCATAGGTTTTTTTCAGTGTCTGTAACCCTTCAGCCAAACTTCCCGGCAGAATTTTTACAGTCAATATAACATCATTTTTTGCGTAGATCGGAGCAATCTGTTGAGAGACTACACGTTGTAACAATTCAAAGAAAAACCCTTCAGGGTCTTTTCCGTCTTCTGCATGAAAGATAACCAGTTCAAATGGATCATGCCGCTCACTAAGAATTCGCTTCAGTGCCGTTGTAATTAGGCGGCGGGCCCCGGTACCACCAGTACACAAAATGTAGCGGGGCAAATCTTCAGGCAATGCTTCGGTCGCTGTGGAATAGCGGCCCAAGCCCAGCCGTAGGTCTGTTCGAGTTTCAAGCCGGTTTTCCAGCACACCCCATCGGTAGTAGGCCATGACGAGCAATGTGACCGCAAAAAGAGTTTCAAGCATTAAGATGGCACTCTCGTCGGCATGCACCATCAGTGTGAGTGTGGCAAATCCTAAAACCACTCCAGATATTAGCGGCACAACCGGGATGGAGAGGTTTTTTGATGAAAGCATCCAATGACTTAAATATTTGGTGGGTACGTTTCTACGAAAAGAGCGGTTGCGCATGAGCACCACACCCAAACAAAAACTCACCATCACGCCTAAAAAGGCCATCTCATAGACTTTAGCAACGATCTCCACTTCACCTGCTACAAGACCCGACATGGTCATCGCCACCAACGCAAAGGGCAGTGCAATCAGTGGGTAACCCTGAATGGTTGGGTGCTTGTGAGCCACACGAGTCAGCAGCACTTCAGGAAGGTTTCCCTGTTTGGCCATGGTTGTGGCCAGTCCAATAAAACCCACAAAGGCCGTATTCACGGCGGCAAATAGAGTCAATGTGGCATCCACAACGATGATAGTTAACAAAATGCGTCCGCCCAGTTTATCGGCCAAGCTTGATAGCAAGGAGTTTAAATTGGTATCCACTTCTTGCCGCGTGAGAATGGCCAAACATAAAAACGAGATCACTGGTGCCGTGACAGACACTAATACGATGACGGTGCGATAGAGACGTCTTACCGTTAACAGTGTGGGTTGTTCTAATTCTTCAACAATTTGGGCCGCCGATTCAAACCCCGTGATACCCAAAAAGGCAGCCGCAAATCCGTACATGAGCATACCAAATGTGAGTGATTCATTTTTAGGCGTGAAGTCACTCATTTTTGTCCAGTCAATGCTGTCGATGTTGAACCCAATGTAGATCAATCCCCAGATGCCCATGATAATCAGGAGCAAAAAGTGCAATCCGGCAATGACAGTTACAAGTTTTGCAGGCTCTTTGATGCCGCGGGTGTTGAGAAGGCCAAATAAAATAATTGGAAAAAACGAAATAAGTACGACGGTCCCCCCGCCTAACCCATTGTCAAAGAGGGAGTTCAAATAGAACCCTCCAGAGAGAGCGCTCACGGCCGCCGTGGCCAAATAAGAAACGAAAGTTAAAGATCCCGCCACAACAGCAAAGCGTCGT
Proteins encoded:
- the grxC gene encoding glutaredoxin 3, with protein sequence MANVVIYSADWCPFCVRAKRLLEQKGVKYKEVNVDQHPGERQRIMTQTGMRTIPQIFINDEFIGGYTDLAAIDRTGELDKKLKA
- a CDS encoding APC family permease; translation: MDQKSKTGLHWVIAAGVVGADIGTSVFYGTGILFPKVGYLAPVFVLTACLMMWLFKKTYEEGLALSPYNGGAYSMILRTVGRRFAVVAGSLTFVSYLATAAVSALSGGFYLNSLFDNGLGGGTVVLISFFPIILFGLLNTRGIKEPAKLVTVIAGLHFLLLIIMGIWGLIYIGFNIDSIDWTKMSDFTPKNESLTFGMLMYGFAAAFLGITGFESAAQIVEELEQPTLLTVRRLYRTVIVLVSVTAPVISFLCLAILTRQEVDTNLNSLLSSLADKLGGRILLTIIVVDATLTLFAAVNTAFVGFIGLATTMAKQGNLPEVLLTRVAHKHPTIQGYPLIALPFALVAMTMSGLVAGEVEIVAKVYEMAFLGVMVSFCLGVVLMRNRSFRRNVPTKYLSHWMLSSKNLSIPVVPLISGVVLGFATLTLMVHADESAILMLETLFAVTLLVMAYYRWGVLENRLETRTDLRLGLGRYSTATEALPEDLPRYILCTGGTGARRLITTALKRILSERHDPFELVIFHAEDGKDPEGFFFELLQRVVSQQIAPIYAKNDVILTVKILPGSLAEGLQTLKKTYDFQTLLFGSGRDPEASRTLGEHISEELEIEVIHIE